One Manihot esculenta cultivar AM560-2 chromosome 18, M.esculenta_v8, whole genome shotgun sequence genomic window carries:
- the LOC110606075 gene encoding LOW QUALITY PROTEIN: laccase-3 (The sequence of the model RefSeq protein was modified relative to this genomic sequence to represent the inferred CDS: inserted 2 bases in 1 codon; deleted 1 base in 1 codon), producing MIVGGTKGRMSRRGNKRGRNEGESNVEVMQVAEHSLLTISFFPEDAQGVQMPHDDALVIEAIIHNFRVQKVLVDDRNKVNLLPYKVFQQMKIPEEQLVRDQAPLPLSYNAILGRPMLYDFEAVTNIQVDPEVVTHKLNILAGAKPVKQKKRVFEKEKRQATREEVKKLEEVEFIRESPDRRRAVDLLGCIKIGGDPSTGKRKGRDPETRLLRQQARVRKNKMMHCRVQWRKGLQSSVEEGVGSQHRHEFIWNLFVDGASSSLVSGTGILLKGPNEFKVFYAMHFRFLASNNIAEWNADSLRSGGNSPQNKQRFTASSEPSNGSISSKGPRHAKGYYRPITKKEAGEFVKRCDICQRFANAINSSYAIVKYIKPMTPTGETLFTLAFGIEAVVPIELQIPTHRVQFNDESTNGEKLRSNLDVLEEIRNEAQFPLNPXSINSWSSWIIPHSRASSTKTKTTMETHCSTLFLAIFILLGFLAAISQAETHFHEFVIQAVPVKRLCRTHSTITVNGQFPGPTLEVRDGDTLVIKAINNARYNVTLHWHGIRQLRNPWADGPDFVTQCPILPGRSYTYRFTIQNQEGTLWWHAHSKWLRATVYGALIIYPKLGSTYPFAMPKREIPILLGEWWDRNPMDVLRLATFTGAQPNVSDAYTINGQPGDLYRCSSKETVRFPVDSGETILLRIINSGMNQELFFAVANHRLTVVAVDAAYTKPFTTSVIMIAPGQTTNVLLTADQTPGRYYMAARAYNTAQNAPFDNTTTTAILEYKSAPCNAKKGKSSPPPILPQLPAYNDTNTATAFTAQLRSPSQVKVPIQIDENLFFTVGLGLINCTNPNSPRCQGPNGTRFTASINNVSFVLPTRNSLMQAYYQGQPGIFTTDFPPVPPLQFDYTGNVSRGLWQPVPGTKLYKLKFGSKVQIVLQDTSIVTTEDHPMHLHGYQFAIVGMGFGNFNPTIDPSKFNLYDPPLRNTIGTPPGGWVAIRFVADNPGIWLMHCHLDSHLNWGLAMAFLVENGVGKLQSVQPPPLDIPQC from the exons ATGATTGTGGGAGGAACTAAAGGCCGTATGAGTCGGAGAGGGAATAAGAGAGGTAGAAATGAAGGCGAAAGCAATGTAGAAGTGATGCAAGTTGCTGAACACTCTCTATTAACCATCTCCTTTTTTCCAGAAGATGCGCAAGGAGtgcagatgccccatgatgatgccTTGGTCATCGAGGCTATCATCCATAACTTCAGGGTTCAAAAGGTGCTAGTAGACGACCGCAACAAAGTGAATCTATTACCTTACAAGGTCTTCCAACAGATGAAGATACCTGAGGAGCAGCTGGTCAGGGATCAAGCCCCG TTACCCCTGAGCTACAATGCCATTTTGGGAAGACCGATGCTATATGATTTTGAAGCAGTGACCAACATTCA GGTTGATCCTGAAGTGGTGACCCACAAGCTAAACATCCTCGCTGGAGCCAAGCCAGTgaaacagaagaagagagtcTTCGAGAAGGAGAAACGACAAGCTACGAGGGAAGAGGTGAAGAAACTTGAAGAGGTTGAGTTCATTAGGGAA TCCCCTGACAGGAGAAGAGCTGTTGATTTACTTGGCTGCATCAAAATAGGCGGTGACCCCAGTACTGGTAAGAGAAAAGGCAGGGATCCAGAAACCCGtcttctacgtcagcaag CTCGAGTGAGAAAGAACAAAATGATGCATTGCCGAGTTCAGTGGAGGAAGGGGTTGCAGAGTTCAGTGGAGGAAGGGGTGGGGAGTCAACACCGACATGAATTCATATGGAATCTATTTGTAGACGGGGCATCGAGCTCCCTAGTTAGTGGGACAGGAATTCTTCTGAAAGGGCCTAATGAGTTCAAAGTATTTTATGCCATGCACTTCAGGTTTTTGGCGTCTAATAATATAGCAGAATGGAATGCAGATAGCCTTAGGAGTGGGGGCAACAGCCCTCAGAATAAACAGCGATTCACAGCTAGTAGTGAACCAAGTAACGGGAGTATATCAAGCAAAGGACCTCGTCATGCAAAG GGATATTACAGGCCTATAACAAAGAAAGAAGCTGGGGAATTTGTGAAAAGATGTGATATTTGCCAAaggtttgctaatgccatcaacaGCAGCTACGCCATAGTCAAGTATATTAAGCCCATG ACACCAACAGGGGAGACACTGTTCACGCTAGCGTTTGGGATAGAAGCTGTAGTCCCCATAGAGCTACAGATTCCTACTCACCGAGTCCAATTCAATGATGAAAGCACTAATGGTGAGAAAttgagaagcaacctggatgtcCTAGAAGAGATCAGAAATGAAGCACAG TTCCCTCTTAATCC AAGTATAAATAGCTGGTCTTCC TGGATCATCCCACACTCAAGAGCTTCTTCAACCAAGACCAAGACAACAATGGAAACTCATTGCTCAACTTTGTTTCTTGCCATTTTCATTCTCCTTGGTTTCCTAGCTGCTATTTCTCAAGCTGAAACTCATTTCCATGAATTTGTT ATTCAAGCCGTGCCAGTGAAGAGGCTGTGCAGAACACATAGCACAATTACAGTGAATGGACAATTCCCAGGACCAACATTGGAAGTGAGAGATGGAGATACTCTCGTCATCAAAGCTATTAACAATGCTCGATACAATGTCACCCTTCACTG GCATGGAATAAGGCAACTTAGAAATCCATGGGCAGATGGTCCTGACTTTGTGACTCAGTGTCCAATCCTACCAGGAAGGAGCTACACATACAGGTTCACTATTCAAAACCAAGAGGGGACTTTATGGTGGCATGCCCATAGTAAATGGCTTAGAGCCACTGTTTATGGAGCTCTCATAATCTATCCTAAATTGGGTTCTACATACCCATTTGCAATGCCCAAGCGAGAAATTCCAATTCTTCTTG GGGAGTGGTGGGACAGGAATCCCATGGATGTCCTTAGGCTGGCAACCTTCACGGGAGCTCAACCAAATGTTTCCGATGCTTATACCATCAACGGTCAACCTGGTGATCTCTACAGATGCTCCAGCAAAG AAACTGTgagattccctgtggattctgGCGAGACGATTCTCCTGAGAATCATCAACTCTGGTATGAACCAAGAGCTCTTCTTTGCGGTGGCTAATCACAGACTAACTGTAGTTGCTGTTGATGCTGCCTACACCAAGCCTTTCACAACCTCAGTGATCATGATAGCTCCTGGTCAGACAACTAATGTCCTCCTCACAGCTGATCAAACCCCAGGTCGCTACTACATGGCTGCACGTGCCTATAACACAGCCCAGAATGCACCATTTGACAATACCACCACAACTGCAATCTTGGAATACAAATCTGCTCCTTGTAatgccaagaaaggaaaatcCTCTCCACCACCCATCCTCCCCCAACTACCAGCCTACAATGACACAAACACTGCAACTGCTTTCACTGCCCAACTAAGGAGTCCTTCTCAGGTGAAGGTGCCCATCCAGATAGATGAGAACCTTTTTTTCACAGTGGGATTAGGACTAATCAACTGCACCAACCCTAACAGTCCCCGTTGTCAGGGTCCAAATGGAACTCGGTTTACTGCTAGTATCAACAATGTGTCCTTTGTACTCCCAACAAGAAACTCCTTAATGCAAGCTTACTACCAAGGTCAACCTGGAATCTTCACCACAGATTTTCCACCTGTTCCCCCCTTGCAATTTGATTACACAGGAAATGTGAGCAGAGGGCTATGGCAACCTGTTCCAGGAACTAAGCTTTACAAGCTCAAATTTGGTTCCAAAGTACAAATTGTGTTGCAGGACACCAGCATTGTCACAACTGAGGACCACCCAATGCATCTCCATGGGTACCAGTTTGCCATTGTTGGGATGGGCTTTGGAAACTTCAACCCAACAATAGATCCATCCAAGTTCAACCTCTATGATCCACCACTTAGGAACACCATTGGCACTCCTCCTGGTGGTTGGGTAGCCATCCGATTTGTTGCTGATAATCCAG GAATTTGGCTGATGCACTGTCACTTAGATTCTCATCTGAATTGGGGTTTGGCTATGGCTTTCCTGGTTGAGAACGGAGTTGGCAAATTGCAGTCCGTACAGCCTCCGCCGCTAGATATACCCCAGTGTTAG
- the LOC110606490 gene encoding shewanella-like protein phosphatase 1 encodes MASLYLCLNSLSSSSSSSSPSQLPRKLTETYSSSYTSSTNARSTRGSLKPIVISGDPPTFVSAPGRRIVAVGDLHGDLDQARCALEMAGVLSSEGDDLWIGGETVLIQLGDILDRGEDEIAILSLLRSLDIQAKAQGGAVFQINGNHETMNVEGDFRYVDSGAFDECTDFLAHLDGFNYDWEKAFSGWIRLSKTRKEDRKLSQNYWGPWNLVKRQKGVIARSILLTPGGPLACELARHSVILKVNDWIFCHGGLLPQHVAYGIERMNSKVSQWMKGLSGDDASSNIPFMATKGYDSVVWNRLYSRDVSNLEDHQTKQILSILEETLQAIGAKAMVVGHTPQTAGVNCKYNCSVWCVDVGMSSGVLNSRPEVLEIRDDKVRVIRSRRDTFRELEIAEYT; translated from the exons ATGGCTTCATTGTATTTGTGTCTGAATTctttgtcttcttcttcttcttcctcctctccTTCCCAGCTCCCTCGCAAACTAACAGAAACATACTCTTCTTCTTATACTTCCTCCACTAATGCTAGAAGCACAAGAGGATCCTTAAAACCCATCGTTATTAGCGGAGACCCTCCCACTTTTGTCTCTGCTCCTGGTCGCCGTATTGTTGCTG TTGGTGATCTGCACGGAGATCTTGACCAAGCTAGATGTGCACTTGAGATGGCTGGTGTCTTGAGTTCTGAGGGAGATGATTTGTGGATTGGTGGAGAAACA GTGTTGATTCAGCTTGGAGATATACTTGATCGAGGTGAAGATGAGATAGCTATATTATCCTTGTTGCGTTCATTGGATATTCAGGCCAAAGCTCAGGGTGGAGCAGTTTTTCAG ATCAATGGGAATCATGAGACCATGAATGTGGAAGGAGATTTTAGATATGTTGATTCAGGGGCATTTGATGAATGTACTGATTTCCTTGCACACTTGGATGGCTTCAATTATGACTGGGAAAAAGCTTTTTCTGGTTGGATTAGGTTGTCTAAAACACGTAAAGAAGATCGGAAATTGTCTCAAAATTATTGGGGTCCTTGGAATCTAGTGAAG AGGCAAAAGGGTGTCATTGCCAGATCAATTTTGTTGACACCAGGTGGTCCTTTGGCATGTGAATTAGCTCGGCATTCAGTTATTCTCAAGGTCAATGACTGGATATTCTGCCATGGCGGACTTCTTCCTCAGCAtg TTGCATATGGCATAGAGAGGATGAACAGTAAAGTATCTCAATGGATGAAGGGTCTTAGTGGGGACGATGCTAGTTCTAACATTCCATTCATGGCAACCAAGGGATATGACAGTGTTGTTTGGAATAGGTTATACTCTAGAGATGTATCAAATTTGGAGGACCATCAGACTAAACAG ATACTTTCTATTCTTGAAGAGACACTGCAAGCAATAGGGGCTAAAGCAATGGTGGTGGGGCATACTCCTCAAACTGCAGGAGTAAACTG TAAATATAACTGTAGCGTATGGTGTGTCGACGTTGGAATGTCTAGTGGAGTTCTTAACTCAAGACCGGAG GTGCTAGAAATAAGAGATGACAAAGTAAGAGTAATAAGGAGCAGAAGGGATACGTTTCGCGAACTTGAGATTGCTGagtatacataa